A genomic window from Bubalus bubalis isolate 160015118507 breed Murrah chromosome 11, NDDB_SH_1, whole genome shotgun sequence includes:
- the LHFPL2 gene encoding LHFPL tetraspan subfamily member 2 protein isoform X4 has translation MGVQAPPPRPPTLDPPGSAHGQPSHLGNRSGSPRPSRLAPDSAVPRLPRSGGARPPDSWRRFSETAPGAPRAQLGGPSPDSPPPPDGRRHRAPRPRGLRPSSRGSPCAHTLRGPAGHSAQEAGPRPSAPPHAGRAPGPTLPGRRPGAGLGGEGDWAAARGRALGREARRPPPLSAPAPPSPPSLLAPRRPRSALSPRRRRLPRPGPSPSRPRPLLPPPPSALLLLLLPRAPGGAGETERWLRGGVTGSRGSEPRTPSRDRGTWEAHLSSQLACGFYISSGTHSLIFAPPHTA, from the exons ATGGGGGTCCaggcacccccaccccgccctccgACTTTGGATCCTCCAGGATCAGCGCATGGACAACCTTCCCACCTGGGGAACCGCTCCGGGAGCCCCAGGCCCAGCCGTCTCGCCCCCGACTCCGCGGTTCCCCGCCTCCCCCGGTCGGGCGGAGCGCGCCCTCCCGACTCCTGGAGACGGTTTTCCGAAACCGCGCCGGGAGCTCCCCGAGCCCAGCTCGGGGGACCCTCGCCGGACTCGCCACCGCCGCCCGACGGGCGCAGACACCGCGCTCCCAGGCCCCGGGGCCTCCGCCCCTCCTCGCGGGGATCCCCTTGCGCCCACACCCTCCGGGGCCCCGCGGGACACTCCGCCCAGGAGGCCGGGCCTCGGCCGTCCGCCCCGCCCCACGCCGGGAGAGCCCCGGGCCCGACCCTCCCCGGACGCCGGCCGGGAGCAGGGCTCGGCGGCGAGGGTGACTGGGCGGCGGCGCGGGGCCgggccctgggcagggaggcTCGGCGGCCGCCTCCTCTCTCCGCCCCCGCCCCTCCGTCCCCTCCCAGCCTGCTAGCCCCGCGGCGGCCGAGGTCGGCGCTCTCgcctcgccgccgccgcctcccgcgCCCGGGACCCTCTCCCTCCCGCCCGCgccccctcctcccgcctcctccctccgccctcctcctcctccttcttccccgCGCGCCCGGCGGGGCCGGAGAGACCGAGAGGTGGCTGCGGGGAGGCGTAACGGGGAGCCGCGGCTCGGAGCCGAGGACGCCGAGCCGGGACCGG GGAACCTGGGAAGCACACTTGAGTTCACAGCTGGCCTGTGGTTTTTACATCTCATCAGGGACTCACAGCCTTATCTTCGCTCCTCCCCATACAG CCTAG
- the LHFPL2 gene encoding LHFPL tetraspan subfamily member 2 protein isoform X3 — translation MGVQAPPPRPPTLDPPGSAHGQPSHLGNRSGSPRPSRLAPDSAVPRLPRSGGARPPDSWRRFSETAPGAPRAQLGGPSPDSPPPPDGRRHRAPRPRGLRPSSRGSPCAHTLRGPAGHSAQEAGPRPSAPPHAGRAPGPTLPGRRPGAGLGGEGDWAAARGRALGREARRPPPLSAPAPPSPPSLLAPRRPRSALSPRRRRLPRPGPSPSRPRPLLPPPPSALLLLLLPRAPGGAGETERWLRGGVTGSRGSEPRTPSRDRGTWEAHLSSQLACGFYISSGTHSLIFAPPHTGKRDNFREKECHRLS, via the exons ATGGGGGTCCaggcacccccaccccgccctccgACTTTGGATCCTCCAGGATCAGCGCATGGACAACCTTCCCACCTGGGGAACCGCTCCGGGAGCCCCAGGCCCAGCCGTCTCGCCCCCGACTCCGCGGTTCCCCGCCTCCCCCGGTCGGGCGGAGCGCGCCCTCCCGACTCCTGGAGACGGTTTTCCGAAACCGCGCCGGGAGCTCCCCGAGCCCAGCTCGGGGGACCCTCGCCGGACTCGCCACCGCCGCCCGACGGGCGCAGACACCGCGCTCCCAGGCCCCGGGGCCTCCGCCCCTCCTCGCGGGGATCCCCTTGCGCCCACACCCTCCGGGGCCCCGCGGGACACTCCGCCCAGGAGGCCGGGCCTCGGCCGTCCGCCCCGCCCCACGCCGGGAGAGCCCCGGGCCCGACCCTCCCCGGACGCCGGCCGGGAGCAGGGCTCGGCGGCGAGGGTGACTGGGCGGCGGCGCGGGGCCgggccctgggcagggaggcTCGGCGGCCGCCTCCTCTCTCCGCCCCCGCCCCTCCGTCCCCTCCCAGCCTGCTAGCCCCGCGGCGGCCGAGGTCGGCGCTCTCgcctcgccgccgccgcctcccgcgCCCGGGACCCTCTCCCTCCCGCCCGCgccccctcctcccgcctcctccctccgccctcctcctcctccttcttccccgCGCGCCCGGCGGGGCCGGAGAGACCGAGAGGTGGCTGCGGGGAGGCGTAACGGGGAGCCGCGGCTCGGAGCCGAGGACGCCGAGCCGGGACCGG GGAACCTGGGAAGCACACTTGAGTTCACAGCTGGCCTGTGGTTTTTACATCTCATCAGGGACTCACAGCCTTATCTTCGCTCCTCCCCATACAG
- the LHFPL2 gene encoding LHFPL tetraspan subfamily member 2 protein isoform X2: MGVQAPPPRPPTLDPPGSAHGQPSHLGNRSGSPRPSRLAPDSAVPRLPRSGGARPPDSWRRFSETAPGAPRAQLGGPSPDSPPPPDGRRHRAPRPRGLRPSSRGSPCAHTLRGPAGHSAQEAGPRPSAPPHAGRAPGPTLPGRRPGAGLGGEGDWAAARGRALGREARRPPPLSAPAPPSPPSLLAPRRPRSALSPRRRRLPRPGPSPSRPRPLLPPPPSALLLLLLPRAPGGAGETERWLRGGVTGSRGSEPRTPSRDRGTWEAHLSSQLACGFYISSGTHSLIFAPPHTGIMEVSNKISFSKQLRK; encoded by the exons ATGGGGGTCCaggcacccccaccccgccctccgACTTTGGATCCTCCAGGATCAGCGCATGGACAACCTTCCCACCTGGGGAACCGCTCCGGGAGCCCCAGGCCCAGCCGTCTCGCCCCCGACTCCGCGGTTCCCCGCCTCCCCCGGTCGGGCGGAGCGCGCCCTCCCGACTCCTGGAGACGGTTTTCCGAAACCGCGCCGGGAGCTCCCCGAGCCCAGCTCGGGGGACCCTCGCCGGACTCGCCACCGCCGCCCGACGGGCGCAGACACCGCGCTCCCAGGCCCCGGGGCCTCCGCCCCTCCTCGCGGGGATCCCCTTGCGCCCACACCCTCCGGGGCCCCGCGGGACACTCCGCCCAGGAGGCCGGGCCTCGGCCGTCCGCCCCGCCCCACGCCGGGAGAGCCCCGGGCCCGACCCTCCCCGGACGCCGGCCGGGAGCAGGGCTCGGCGGCGAGGGTGACTGGGCGGCGGCGCGGGGCCgggccctgggcagggaggcTCGGCGGCCGCCTCCTCTCTCCGCCCCCGCCCCTCCGTCCCCTCCCAGCCTGCTAGCCCCGCGGCGGCCGAGGTCGGCGCTCTCgcctcgccgccgccgcctcccgcgCCCGGGACCCTCTCCCTCCCGCCCGCgccccctcctcccgcctcctccctccgccctcctcctcctccttcttccccgCGCGCCCGGCGGGGCCGGAGAGACCGAGAGGTGGCTGCGGGGAGGCGTAACGGGGAGCCGCGGCTCGGAGCCGAGGACGCCGAGCCGGGACCGG GGAACCTGGGAAGCACACTTGAGTTCACAGCTGGCCTGTGGTTTTTACATCTCATCAGGGACTCACAGCCTTATCTTCGCTCCTCCCCATACAG